Proteins found in one Limnohabitans sp. TEGF004 genomic segment:
- the rplJ gene encoding 50S ribosomal protein L10 has product MSLNRSEKEAVISEVTTLAAQAQTLVIAEYRGITVADMTKLRNQARSNGVTLSVLKNTLARRAVTGSSFEVVADQMTGPLIYGFSVDAIAAAKVVANFAKTNDKLVIRAGVYGGKALDANGVKQLASIPSKEVLLAQLCGLLMSPMSRTAVVLGALAAQKGETAAA; this is encoded by the coding sequence TTGAGTCTTAATCGCAGTGAGAAAGAAGCGGTCATTTCAGAAGTGACCACGCTCGCCGCCCAAGCTCAAACGCTGGTGATTGCGGAATACCGCGGCATCACGGTCGCTGACATGACTAAGTTGCGCAACCAAGCGCGCAGCAACGGTGTGACCCTGAGCGTGTTGAAAAACACACTCGCACGCCGTGCTGTGACTGGTAGCTCATTCGAAGTTGTCGCCGACCAGATGACCGGTCCGCTGATCTATGGCTTCTCTGTTGACGCAATTGCTGCCGCTAAGGTGGTGGCTAACTTCGCGAAAACCAACGACAAGTTGGTGATCCGCGCTGGCGTTTACGGTGGTAAAGCTTTGGACGCGAACGGCGTTAAGCAATTGGCAAGCATCCCTTCGAAAGAAGTGTTGTTGGCTCAGTTGTGTGGCTTGTTGATGTCGCCTATGTCTCGCACCGCAGTGGTGTTGGGCGCTTTGGCTGCTCAAAAAGGCGAAACAGCTGCCGCTTAA
- the rplA gene encoding 50S ribosomal protein L1 yields MSKLTKKQKAFEGKVDSNKLYALADAIGIVKECATAKFDESIDVAVQLGIDAKKSDQVVRGAVVLPNGTGKTARVAVFAQGAKAEEAKAAGADIVGMDDLAAMVKAGDMPFDVVIAAPDAMRVVGTLGQILGPRGLMPNPKVGTVTPDVATAVRNAKAGQVQFRVDKAGIVHGTIGRRSFDTDKLQGNLAALIEALNKAKPASSKGVYLRKVAVSSTMGVGVRVDLQTVGA; encoded by the coding sequence ATGTCTAAGTTGACTAAAAAACAAAAAGCCTTTGAAGGCAAAGTCGACAGCAACAAGCTGTACGCCTTGGCTGACGCCATCGGCATCGTCAAAGAGTGCGCCACTGCCAAGTTCGATGAGTCCATCGACGTTGCAGTGCAACTCGGTATCGACGCTAAGAAGTCTGATCAAGTGGTGCGTGGCGCCGTGGTCTTGCCTAACGGTACTGGTAAAACTGCTCGCGTGGCTGTGTTCGCACAAGGCGCCAAGGCCGAAGAAGCCAAAGCCGCTGGTGCTGACATCGTTGGTATGGACGACTTGGCCGCGATGGTCAAAGCCGGTGACATGCCTTTCGACGTGGTGATCGCCGCCCCTGACGCCATGCGCGTTGTGGGTACTTTGGGTCAAATCTTGGGCCCACGCGGTCTGATGCCTAACCCCAAAGTCGGCACCGTCACACCAGACGTCGCGACTGCTGTGCGCAACGCCAAAGCTGGTCAAGTCCAATTCCGCGTTGACAAAGCCGGTATCGTGCACGGCACCATCGGTCGTCGTTCATTTGACACAGACAAGCTGCAAGGCAACTTGGCTGCACTGATCGAGGCTTTGAACAAAGCCAAGCCTGCATCCAGCAAAGGCGTTTACCTGCGCAAAGTCGCCGTGTCCTCCACCATGGGTGTGGGCGTGCGCGTTGATTTGCAAACTGTTGGCGCTTAA
- the rplK gene encoding 50S ribosomal protein L11, with protein sequence MAKKIVGFIKLQVPAGKANPSPPIGPALGQRGLNIMEFCKAFNAQTQGVEPGLPLPVVITAFADKSFTFIIKTPPATTLIKKAIKLDKGSARPHVDKVGKITRAQLEEIAKTKMEDLNAADLDAAVRIIAGSARSMGVTVEGV encoded by the coding sequence ATGGCGAAAAAAATCGTCGGTTTTATCAAGCTGCAAGTTCCAGCAGGTAAAGCTAATCCATCACCACCCATCGGCCCAGCATTGGGTCAACGTGGTTTGAACATCATGGAATTCTGCAAGGCGTTTAACGCCCAGACCCAAGGCGTTGAGCCAGGTCTGCCATTGCCAGTGGTCATCACTGCGTTTGCAGATAAATCATTCACCTTCATCATCAAGACGCCTCCAGCGACAACCTTGATCAAGAAGGCTATCAAGTTGGACAAGGGCTCTGCTCGTCCACACGTCGACAAAGTTGGCAAGATCACTCGCGCTCAGCTCGAAGAGATCGCCAAGACCAAGATGGAAGACTTGAACGCGGCCGATTTGGACGCAGCTGTTCGCATCATCGCCGGCTCTGCCCGTTCGATGGGCGTGACTGTGGAGGGCGTGTAA
- the secE gene encoding preprotein translocase subunit SecE has translation MSAANIETVSTTADKAKLVLVVGLVVAALAGFYMLPAQGAIVQWLTLVGGLVAAVVVFLLSLPGRQLVAFGNDAWREVNKVVWPTRKESTQMTLYVFAFVVIMALFLWLTDKTLEWVFYDLILGWKK, from the coding sequence ATGTCTGCAGCAAATATTGAAACCGTCTCGACGACAGCCGACAAAGCAAAACTTGTCTTGGTGGTGGGGTTGGTCGTGGCTGCGTTGGCAGGTTTTTACATGCTGCCTGCGCAAGGTGCTATCGTCCAATGGCTGACATTGGTCGGTGGCTTGGTGGCTGCGGTGGTGGTTTTCTTGTTGTCTTTGCCTGGTCGCCAGTTGGTGGCTTTTGGTAATGACGCGTGGCGCGAAGTTAATAAGGTCGTGTGGCCAACTCGTAAAGAGTCCACGCAAATGACTCTGTATGTGTTTGCCTTTGTGGTGATCATGGCGCTGTTCTTGTGGTTGACCGATAAGACCCTCGAATGGGTGTTTTACGACCTGATTCTGGGCTGGAAAAAATAA
- a CDS encoding uracil-DNA glycosylase, whose protein sequence is MGDLFGETLPAEVGAPHLTRWSPADWAVQSDWQPVLDAFWRSAQGMSLASFVQSRLDAGAVVYPKHPLWALQLTPLSQVKVVILGQDPYHGPHQAQGLSFSVAPGVKIPPSLRNIFKELQRDLSQPAPTSGSLEAWAKRGVLLLNTSLTVEDGQPASHAKRGWEQLTDALLTEVACTAPACVYMLWGGHAQAKAELIERETCAQSTGFLGLRDGAPLKREALVLKANHPSPLSALRPPRPFIGCGHFSQAKIWLAQKNLSLEWNL, encoded by the coding sequence ATGGGTGACTTGTTTGGCGAAACGTTGCCGGCAGAGGTTGGTGCGCCGCATTTGACCCGTTGGTCGCCAGCTGATTGGGCTGTCCAGTCTGATTGGCAGCCTGTGCTCGATGCGTTTTGGCGCAGCGCACAAGGCATGTCATTGGCAAGTTTTGTGCAATCGCGCTTAGATGCTGGCGCGGTGGTGTATCCCAAGCATCCTTTGTGGGCGTTGCAGCTGACGCCTTTGTCCCAGGTGAAAGTGGTCATCTTGGGGCAGGACCCTTATCACGGGCCGCACCAAGCGCAAGGTTTGTCTTTTTCAGTGGCGCCTGGCGTCAAGATTCCGCCCTCGTTACGAAACATTTTCAAAGAGCTTCAACGTGACTTGAGTCAACCCGCGCCAACCAGTGGCTCTTTAGAGGCCTGGGCCAAGCGTGGGGTTTTGCTACTCAACACCAGTTTGACGGTGGAAGATGGCCAGCCCGCCAGTCATGCCAAGCGCGGGTGGGAGCAGTTGACGGATGCCTTGTTGACCGAGGTGGCGTGCACCGCGCCTGCGTGCGTGTACATGCTCTGGGGTGGTCACGCCCAAGCCAAGGCTGAATTGATTGAGCGCGAAACCTGTGCCCAGTCGACAGGTTTTCTGGGTTTGCGTGATGGCGCACCTCTCAAACGCGAGGCTTTGGTGCTCAAGGCTAACCATCCCTCGCCGTTGTCGGCCTTGCGCCCGCCACGGCCCTTCATCGGTTGCGGTCATTTTTCGCAAGCCAAGATTTGGTTGGCGCAGAAAAACCTGAGCTTGGAATGGAATTTGTGA
- the rpoB gene encoding DNA-directed RNA polymerase subunit beta, protein MAYSYTERKRIRKSFGSRDSVLEIPYLLQMQKDAYTAFLQADVIPKKRTNEGLQAAFEAAFPIVSHNGFVEMKYLEYNLAKPAFDVRECQTRGLTFSSAVRARVQLIIYDRESSTPQSKVVKEVKEQEVYMGEVPLMTDKGSFIINGTERVIVSQLHRSPGVFFEHDKGKTHSSGKLLFSARIIPYRGSWLDFEFDPKDLLYFRVDRRRKMPVSILLKAIGLTPETILANFFVNDNFRLMDSGAQMEFVAERLRGEVARFDITDKAGKVIVAKDKRVTARHTRELDESKTTHISVPEDFLIGRVLAKNIIDSDTGELIARANDELTEALLKKLREAGVQELQCIYTNELDQGAYISQTLRTDETVDEFAARVAIYRMMRPGEPPTEDAVQALFQRLFYNPDTYDLSRVGRMKFNAKVGTAESTGPMVLTNDDILSVVKILVDLRNGRGEVDDIDHLGNRRVRCVGELAENQYRTGLARIEKAVKERLGQAEQEPLMPHDLINSKPISAALKEFFGASQLSQFMDQTNPLAEITHKRRVSALGPGGLTRERAGFEVRDVHVTHYGRVCPIETPEGPNIGLINSLALYARLNEYGFIETPYRRVVDAKVTMDIDYLSAIEEGKYVIAQANAALDKDGKLTGDLVSARENGESILCGAERIQYMDVSPAQIVSVAASLVPFLEHDDANRALMGANMSRQAVPVLRPEKPMVGTGIERVAAVDSGTVVTATRGGVVDYVDATRVVVRVNDAEAQAGEVGVDIYNLIKYQRSNQNTNIHQRPIVKRGDKIAKGDVVADGASTDLGEIAIGQNMLIAFMPWNGYNFEDSILISERVVAEDRYTSIHIEELVVMARDTKLGAEEITRDIPNLAEQQLNRLDDSGIIYVGAEVQPGDTLVGKVTPKGETTLTPEEKLLRAIFGEKASDVKDTSLRVSQGSQGTVIDVQVFTREGIVRDKRAQQIIDDELKRFRLDLNDQLRIVEADAFDRIEKLLNGKTANGGPNKLAKGSKIDKAYLASVEKFHWFDIRPSDEETAGQLESIKNAMEQTRHSFDLAFEEKRKKLTQGDELPAGVLKMVKVYLAVKRRLQPGDKMAGRHGNKGVVSKIVPVEDMPYMADGTPCDIVLNPLGVPSRMNVGQVLEVHLGWAGKGIGQRIGNMLQEQAKAAEIRAFMEELYNGSGRKEDLSKLNDTQIVEMAGNLTNGVPFATPVFDGAAEEDIRTMLKLAYPDDIAKAKGLTATRTQANLFDGRTGEAFERPTTIGYMHFLKLHHLVDDKMHARSTGPYSLVTQQPLGGKAQFGGQRFGEMEVWALEAYGASYTLQEMLTVKSDDVQGRTKVYESIVKGEHSIEAGMPESFNVLVKEIRSLGIDIELDRA, encoded by the coding sequence ATGGCCTACTCATACACCGAACGCAAGCGTATCCGCAAGAGTTTCGGCAGCCGCGACAGCGTGCTGGAAATTCCATATTTGTTGCAAATGCAAAAAGACGCGTACACCGCGTTCTTGCAAGCTGACGTTATTCCTAAAAAGCGTACCAACGAAGGTCTGCAAGCTGCTTTTGAAGCTGCATTCCCGATCGTGTCGCACAACGGTTTTGTTGAGATGAAATATCTCGAATACAACTTGGCCAAGCCCGCATTTGACGTGCGCGAATGCCAAACCCGTGGTTTGACTTTCTCCTCAGCTGTGCGCGCACGCGTGCAACTCATCATTTACGACCGTGAGTCTTCGACGCCACAGTCAAAAGTGGTCAAGGAAGTGAAAGAGCAAGAGGTCTACATGGGCGAAGTGCCTTTGATGACTGACAAAGGTTCCTTCATCATCAACGGTACAGAGCGCGTGATCGTGTCTCAGTTGCACCGTTCGCCTGGCGTGTTCTTCGAACACGATAAGGGCAAGACACACAGCTCTGGCAAATTGTTGTTCAGCGCACGCATCATCCCTTACCGCGGTTCATGGCTCGATTTCGAATTCGATCCCAAAGACTTGCTGTACTTCCGCGTCGACCGTCGCCGCAAGATGCCAGTTTCTATTCTGTTGAAAGCCATCGGCTTGACACCAGAAACCATCCTCGCGAACTTCTTCGTGAACGACAACTTCCGCTTGATGGACAGCGGCGCACAAATGGAATTTGTGGCCGAGCGTCTGCGCGGCGAAGTGGCTCGCTTTGACATCACTGACAAAGCCGGAAAAGTGATCGTTGCCAAAGACAAGCGCGTGACTGCACGTCACACCCGCGAGTTGGACGAAAGCAAAACCACGCACATCAGCGTGCCAGAAGATTTCTTGATTGGCCGCGTGTTGGCCAAGAACATCATCGACAGCGACACCGGCGAATTGATTGCCCGTGCCAACGATGAGTTGACAGAAGCCTTGCTCAAGAAATTGCGCGAAGCCGGCGTGCAAGAATTGCAATGTATCTACACCAACGAACTCGACCAAGGTGCGTACATTTCGCAAACGCTGCGTACAGACGAAACCGTGGACGAATTCGCTGCACGCGTGGCCATCTATCGCATGATGCGCCCTGGCGAGCCACCAACAGAAGACGCGGTGCAAGCCTTGTTCCAGCGCTTGTTCTACAACCCAGACACGTACGATTTGTCGCGCGTGGGTCGTATGAAGTTCAACGCCAAAGTTGGTACTGCTGAATCTACAGGTCCTATGGTCTTGACCAACGACGACATCTTGTCAGTTGTGAAGATCTTGGTGGACTTGCGTAACGGCCGTGGCGAAGTCGATGACATCGACCACTTGGGTAACCGTCGCGTGCGTTGCGTGGGCGAATTGGCCGAAAACCAATACCGCACAGGTTTGGCACGTATCGAAAAAGCCGTGAAAGAGCGTTTGGGCCAAGCCGAGCAAGAGCCGCTCATGCCTCACGACTTGATCAACTCCAAGCCAATCTCTGCTGCGCTCAAAGAATTCTTCGGCGCATCACAGTTGTCACAGTTCATGGACCAAACCAACCCATTGGCCGAGATCACGCACAAGCGTCGCGTCTCAGCCTTGGGCCCAGGCGGTTTGACGCGCGAACGTGCAGGCTTTGAAGTGCGTGACGTGCACGTGACCCACTACGGTCGTGTGTGCCCCATCGAAACACCAGAAGGTCCAAACATTGGTTTGATCAACTCTTTGGCTTTGTACGCCCGTTTGAACGAGTACGGTTTCATTGAAACTCCGTACCGTCGCGTGGTGGATGCCAAAGTGACGATGGACATCGATTACTTGTCCGCCATCGAAGAAGGCAAATACGTCATCGCTCAGGCCAACGCGGCTTTGGACAAAGACGGCAAGCTGACTGGCGACTTGGTATCTGCCCGTGAAAACGGCGAATCCATTTTGTGCGGTGCAGAGCGCATCCAGTACATGGACGTGTCTCCAGCTCAGATCGTGTCAGTGGCGGCCTCTTTGGTTCCGTTCCTCGAGCACGATGACGCGAACCGCGCGTTGATGGGTGCCAACATGTCACGTCAAGCCGTGCCCGTGTTGCGTCCAGAAAAGCCAATGGTCGGTACCGGTATTGAGCGCGTTGCTGCGGTCGACTCAGGCACTGTGGTGACGGCTACTCGCGGTGGTGTGGTTGACTATGTTGACGCAACCCGTGTTGTGGTTCGCGTGAACGACGCCGAAGCACAAGCTGGCGAAGTGGGCGTGGACATCTACAACCTCATCAAGTACCAACGTTCGAACCAAAACACCAACATCCATCAGCGTCCAATCGTCAAGCGTGGCGACAAGATTGCTAAGGGTGACGTGGTGGCTGACGGTGCATCAACTGACCTGGGTGAAATCGCCATCGGTCAAAACATGTTGATCGCCTTCATGCCATGGAACGGCTACAACTTCGAAGACTCGATCTTGATCAGCGAGCGCGTGGTGGCAGAAGACCGCTACACCTCGATCCACATCGAAGAACTCGTGGTGATGGCACGTGACACCAAGTTGGGTGCAGAAGAAATCACACGTGATATTCCAAACTTGGCTGAGCAACAACTCAACCGTTTGGATGACTCCGGCATCATCTACGTGGGTGCAGAAGTGCAACCCGGCGACACACTGGTCGGCAAGGTCACGCCTAAAGGCGAAACCACACTGACACCAGAAGAAAAACTGTTGCGAGCAATCTTCGGCGAAAAAGCCAGCGATGTGAAAGACACATCACTGCGCGTGAGCCAAGGTTCGCAAGGTACGGTTATCGACGTGCAAGTCTTCACCCGTGAAGGCATCGTGCGCGACAAGCGTGCTCAGCAAATTATTGATGACGAACTCAAGCGTTTCCGTCTCGACTTGAACGACCAGCTCCGCATCGTGGAAGCTGACGCGTTTGACCGTATCGAAAAACTCTTGAACGGCAAAACCGCCAACGGTGGTCCTAACAAGTTGGCCAAGGGCAGCAAGATCGACAAGGCCTACTTGGCTTCTGTCGAGAAGTTCCACTGGTTCGACATCCGTCCTTCTGATGAAGAAACTGCAGGCCAGTTGGAAAGCATCAAGAACGCGATGGAACAAACCCGTCACAGCTTTGACTTGGCCTTCGAAGAGAAGCGCAAGAAGTTGACGCAAGGCGACGAGTTGCCAGCAGGCGTGTTGAAGATGGTCAAGGTTTACTTGGCCGTCAAGCGTCGCTTGCAGCCTGGTGACAAGATGGCCGGCCGTCACGGTAACAAGGGTGTGGTGTCAAAGATCGTTCCGGTCGAAGACATGCCTTACATGGCCGACGGCACACCTTGCGACATCGTGTTGAACCCCTTGGGCGTTCCTTCACGTATGAACGTGGGTCAGGTGTTGGAAGTTCACTTGGGTTGGGCTGGTAAAGGTATCGGTCAACGCATTGGCAACATGCTCCAAGAGCAGGCCAAGGCCGCTGAAATTCGCGCCTTCATGGAAGAGCTGTACAACGGTTCTGGCCGCAAGGAAGACCTGAGCAAGCTCAACGACACGCAAATTGTCGAGATGGCTGGCAACTTGACCAACGGTGTTCCATTTGCAACCCCCGTGTTCGACGGCGCTGCAGAAGAAGACATCCGCACCATGTTGAAGTTGGCTTACCCAGATGACATCGCCAAGGCGAAAGGTCTGACCGCCACACGTACACAAGCGAACTTGTTTGATGGCCGTACGGGCGAAGCTTTCGAGCGTCCAACCACCATCGGCTATATGCACTTCTTGAAGCTCCATCATTTGGTTGACGACAAGATGCACGCACGTTCTACCGGCCCATACAGCTTGGTCACACAGCAGCCGCTGGGTGGTAAGGCTCAGTTCGGTGGCCAGCGTTTCGGTGAGATGGAGGTGTGGGCTTTGGAAGCTTACGGCGCGTCTTACACATTGCAAGAAATGTTGACCGTCAAGTCCGACGACGTGCAAGGCCGTACCAAGGTGTACGAGAGCATTGTCAAAGGCGAACACTCGATCGAAGCGGGCATGCCCGAATCGTTCAACGTGTTGGTCAAAGAAATTCGTTCATTGGGCATCGACATTGAGTTGGACCGCGCTTAA
- the nusG gene encoding transcription termination/antitermination protein NusG encodes MSDIIDNAAADAASTPPAYVNPDLRWYVVHAYSGMEKAVERNIRESIARAGMETKFGRILVPTEEVVEMKNGQRRTAERKFFPGYVFVEMVMDDESWHLVKHTNKVTGFVGGAKNRPAPISEAEVQKIVSQMQDGADKPRHKVEFMVGELVRVKEGPFTDFNGTVEEVNYEKSKVRVSVTIFGRATPVELEFGQIEKT; translated from the coding sequence ATGAGCGACATCATCGACAACGCCGCCGCTGACGCGGCTTCAACGCCACCTGCTTACGTGAATCCTGATTTGCGTTGGTATGTGGTTCATGCTTACTCCGGCATGGAAAAAGCCGTCGAGCGCAACATTCGCGAAAGCATTGCGCGCGCTGGCATGGAAACCAAATTTGGTCGTATCTTGGTGCCAACTGAAGAGGTGGTTGAGATGAAAAACGGCCAGCGTCGTACCGCTGAGCGCAAGTTTTTTCCGGGCTACGTGTTTGTTGAAATGGTCATGGATGACGAGTCATGGCACTTGGTGAAGCACACCAACAAGGTGACAGGTTTCGTGGGGGGGGCTAAGAACCGTCCTGCGCCCATCTCTGAAGCTGAAGTTCAGAAAATCGTGAGCCAAATGCAAGACGGTGCTGACAAGCCTCGTCACAAGGTGGAATTCATGGTGGGCGAGTTGGTGCGAGTCAAAGAAGGCCCGTTCACCGACTTCAACGGTACGGTGGAAGAGGTCAACTACGAGAAGAGCAAAGTGCGCGTCTCGGTCACCATCTTCGGTCGTGCAACGCCTGTGGAATTGGAATTCGGTCAGATCGAAAAGACCTGA
- the rplL gene encoding 50S ribosomal protein L7/L12, with amino-acid sequence MAFDKDAFLTALDSMTVLELNELVKAIEEKFGVSAAAMAAPAAAGGGAAAAEEKTEFNVMLMEAGANKVSVIKAVREITGLGLKEAKDMVDGAPKAVKEGASKADAEAAKKKLEEAGAKVELK; translated from the coding sequence ATGGCATTCGATAAAGACGCATTTTTGACCGCGCTCGACAGCATGACGGTCTTGGAACTCAACGAACTGGTGAAAGCCATCGAAGAGAAGTTTGGCGTGAGCGCTGCCGCTATGGCTGCTCCTGCTGCTGCTGGTGGCGGTGCTGCTGCTGCTGAAGAGAAGACTGAATTCAACGTCATGTTGATGGAAGCCGGCGCAAACAAAGTGTCCGTGATTAAAGCAGTTCGCGAAATCACCGGTCTGGGCTTGAAAGAAGCCAAAGACATGGTTGACGGCGCTCCAAAGGCTGTGAAAGAAGGCGCTTCTAAGGCTGACGCTGAAGCCGCTAAGAAGAAGCTCGAAGAAGCTGGTGCTAAGGTTGAACTGAAGTAA
- the tuf gene encoding elongation factor Tu — MAKGKFERTKPHVNVGTIGHVDHGKTTLTAAITTILSLKFGGEAKAYDQIDAAPEEKARGITINTAHVEYETETRHYAHVDCPGHADYVKNMITGAAQMDGAILVCSAADGPMPQTREHILLARQVGVPYIIVFLNKCDMVDDAELLELVEMEVRELLEKYDFPGDDTPIIQGSAKLALEGDKGPLGEEAILKLAAALDSYIPTPERAVDGAFLMPVEDVFSISGRGTVVTGRIERGIIKVGEEIEIVGIVDTVKTTCTGVEMFRKLLDQGQAGDNVGILLRGTKREDVQRGQVLCKPGSVKPHTHFTAEIYVLSKDEGGRHTPFFNNYRPQFYFRTTDVTGAIELPEGKEMVMPGDNVSITVKLIHPIAMEEGLRFAIREGGKTVGAGVVAKIIA, encoded by the coding sequence ATGGCAAAAGGAAAATTTGAACGTACCAAGCCGCACGTGAACGTGGGCACCATTGGTCACGTTGACCACGGCAAAACAACTTTGACAGCTGCGATCACCACGATCCTGTCTTTGAAGTTTGGCGGCGAAGCGAAGGCTTACGACCAAATTGACGCGGCTCCAGAAGAAAAAGCTCGCGGTATCACGATCAACACCGCTCACGTTGAGTACGAGACTGAAACACGTCACTACGCGCACGTGGACTGTCCTGGTCACGCCGACTATGTGAAAAACATGATCACTGGCGCTGCTCAAATGGACGGCGCTATTTTGGTGTGTTCGGCTGCTGACGGCCCAATGCCACAAACTCGCGAGCACATCTTGTTGGCTCGTCAGGTGGGCGTGCCTTACATCATCGTGTTCTTGAACAAGTGCGACATGGTGGACGACGCTGAGTTGTTGGAATTGGTCGAAATGGAAGTTCGCGAACTTCTCGAAAAATACGACTTCCCAGGCGACGACACCCCAATCATTCAGGGTTCAGCCAAGCTGGCCCTCGAAGGCGACAAAGGCCCATTGGGCGAAGAAGCTATCCTGAAATTGGCTGCTGCTTTGGACAGCTACATCCCTACGCCTGAGCGCGCAGTGGACGGTGCTTTCTTGATGCCAGTGGAAGACGTGTTCTCGATCTCTGGCCGCGGCACTGTGGTGACCGGTCGTATCGAGCGCGGCATCATCAAAGTCGGCGAAGAAATCGAAATCGTGGGTATCGTTGACACAGTCAAGACCACTTGTACCGGCGTGGAAATGTTCCGCAAGTTGCTGGACCAAGGTCAAGCTGGCGACAACGTGGGTATCTTGTTGCGCGGTACAAAGCGCGAAGACGTGCAGCGCGGCCAAGTGCTGTGCAAGCCAGGTTCAGTCAAGCCACACACGCACTTCACAGCTGAGATCTATGTGTTGTCTAAAGACGAAGGCGGCCGCCACACACCATTCTTCAATAACTACCGTCCCCAGTTCTATTTCCGTACGACTGACGTGACAGGTGCTATCGAGTTGCCAGAAGGCAAAGAGATGGTGATGCCAGGTGACAACGTGTCGATCACTGTGAAGTTGATCCACCCCATTGCGATGGAAGAAGGCTTGCGCTTCGCTATTCGCGAAGGCGGTAAGACTGTTGGCGCTGGTGTGGTTGCTAAGATCATTGCTTAA
- the trpC gene encoding indole-3-glycerol phosphate synthase TrpC has translation MSDILNQIVAVKHQEVAAALQRKSLAAMRADAESRVLTRDFVGALRAKVAAGSPAVIAEIKKASPSKGVIREDFIPADIAQSYAEHGAACLSVLTDKDFFQGQVDYLKQARASCDLPVLRKDFMVDPYQVYEARVMGADCILLIAACLTDTQMAEMEAIARNLDMAVLVEAHDAAELQRALKLKTPLVGINNRNLRTFEVSLDTTIGMLKDVPADRLLITESGILQRSDVQKMRDANVHAFLVGEAFMRAADPGKALAELFAA, from the coding sequence ATGTCAGACATCCTGAACCAAATCGTTGCCGTCAAACACCAAGAGGTAGCAGCTGCACTGCAACGTAAGTCGTTGGCGGCCATGCGTGCTGATGCCGAAAGCCGTGTGCTCACGCGTGACTTTGTGGGCGCATTGCGCGCCAAGGTTGCAGCGGGCTCGCCTGCGGTGATTGCCGAGATCAAAAAAGCCAGTCCATCCAAAGGTGTGATTCGTGAGGACTTCATTCCTGCCGACATCGCCCAAAGCTATGCCGAACATGGCGCAGCGTGTTTGTCTGTGTTGACTGACAAAGACTTCTTCCAAGGCCAAGTGGATTACCTCAAGCAAGCCCGCGCATCATGTGACTTGCCTGTGCTGCGCAAAGACTTCATGGTTGACCCGTATCAGGTGTACGAAGCGCGCGTGATGGGCGCGGACTGCATTTTGCTGATTGCTGCTTGCTTGACCGATACGCAAATGGCGGAGATGGAAGCCATTGCGCGCAACTTAGATATGGCTGTGTTGGTGGAAGCGCATGACGCGGCTGAGTTGCAACGCGCGCTCAAACTCAAAACGCCGTTGGTGGGCATCAACAACCGCAACTTGCGCACCTTTGAGGTGTCGCTCGACACGACGATTGGCATGCTCAAAGATGTGCCGGCTGACCGTTTGCTGATCACTGAGAGTGGCATCTTGCAGCGCAGCGATGTGCAAAAAATGCGCGATGCGAATGTGCATGCTTTCTTGGTCGGCGAGGCGTTCATGCGTGCCGCTGACCCCGGTAAAGCTTTGGCCGAATTGTTTGCTGCTTAA